The bacterium genome includes a window with the following:
- a CDS encoding glycoside hydrolase family 130 protein: MVKDILKRYSKNPILTADDIPYKCKYVYNAGAIKYNGKYVLLLRTDIYSPDKEVRKPAQICLGLATSKDGYNFQVEKEPVMIPNEEEGKYIYDPRITQIDDTYYVLYANSTEYHEIRLGIASTRDFKDFERISLSRPDLRNGALFPEKINGYYVRLDRPFLHPRMSAGSPFPLDIWISYSPDLIFWGKSKPLFRAANCPWGQTKVGPGAPPVKTKKGWLEIFHGVGISEKGKTYRLGCMLLDLKNPSKIIGVAKEPILEPVEEYEKEGYVPNVVFTCGAIPEDNGELKIYYGGADACVCIATANIDDLISLCLE, translated from the coding sequence ATGGTAAAAGACATTTTGAAACGCTACTCAAAAAACCCAATTCTAACAGCTGATGATATTCCATATAAATGCAAGTATGTTTATAATGCAGGCGCCATAAAATATAACGGCAAGTATGTGCTTTTGTTGAGAACAGATATCTATTCTCCTGACAAAGAAGTTCGTAAACCTGCACAAATTTGTTTAGGTCTGGCGACAAGTAAGGATGGGTATAACTTTCAAGTTGAAAAAGAACCTGTAATGATTCCAAATGAGGAAGAAGGAAAATACATTTATGATCCAAGAATAACACAAATAGATGACACGTATTATGTCTTATACGCTAATTCGACAGAGTATCATGAGATTCGGCTTGGTATTGCCTCAACGAGAGATTTTAAAGATTTTGAAAGGATATCTCTTTCCCGTCCTGATCTTCGAAATGGAGCATTATTTCCTGAGAAAATCAATGGCTATTATGTGCGTTTAGATAGACCGTTCCTACACCCTAGAATGAGCGCAGGAAGCCCCTTCCCTCTTGATATCTGGATTTCATATTCACCTGACCTTATATTCTGGGGAAAATCAAAACCGTTGTTCAGAGCCGCTAACTGTCCATGGGGACAGACCAAAGTTGGCCCTGGCGCTCCTCCTGTTAAAACAAAAAAAGGATGGCTGGAGATATTTCATGGAGTTGGAATATCTGAGAAAGGAAAAACATATCGTCTTGGCTGTATGTTGCTTGACTTAAAAAATCCTTCAAAGATCATAGGTGTTGCGAAAGAACCAATACTCGAACCAGTTGAGGAGTACGAAAAAGAGGGATATGTGCCAAACGTAGTATTTACATGCGGTGCAATACCAGAAGATAATGGTGAGTTAAAAATATATTATGGCGGCGCTGATGCATGCGTTTGTATTGCTACTGCAAATATTGATGATTTAATATCCCTGTGTTTGGAGTAA
- the gatA gene encoding Asp-tRNA(Asn)/Glu-tRNA(Gln) amidotransferase subunit GatA, producing the protein MKLHTLTAHELNKLLISREVSSEELTRALYEHIGKTDKQIGAYITLTKDMAFKQAKEADKRISGGEDLSPLTGIPIAIKDNMCVKDVLCTCGSKMLSGFIPPYNGTVINKLKKCGLVFLGKTNMDEFAMGSSTETSYFKVTRNPWNINTIPGGSSGGSAAAVASDQAVLSIGSDTGGSIRQPASHCGIVGMKPTYGRVSRYGLVAFASSLDQIGPLTKDVWDCAALLEVISGYDPLDSTSLRMASPDYMSFLNKDIKNIKIGVPKEYFIDGIDKDVELSVKGAIEKLGSLGALIEEVSLPHTEYAVATYYIIAPAEASSNLARYDGVKYGYRVKGEGVDKDLLGMYENTRKEGFGAEVKRRIMLGTHTLSSGYYDAYYLKAQKVRTLIKQDFDKAFRKFDLLVTPTSPTPAFKIGEKIDDPLQMYLSDIFTIPTNLAGLPAISIPCGLSKNRLPIGIQLIGNYFDEGKILQAAHAFEHNICGMKISH; encoded by the coding sequence ATGAAATTACATACACTAACAGCTCATGAACTTAATAAACTGCTTATCAGTAGAGAGGTGAGTTCTGAGGAACTTACCAGAGCATTATATGAGCATATAGGCAAAACAGATAAACAGATTGGAGCGTATATTACATTAACAAAGGATATGGCTTTTAAACAGGCAAAAGAAGCTGACAAACGAATAAGTGGGGGGGAAGACCTTTCCCCTTTAACAGGAATTCCGATCGCAATAAAAGACAATATGTGCGTTAAAGACGTTCTGTGTACATGCGGGTCTAAAATGCTCAGTGGTTTCATTCCTCCATACAACGGGACAGTAATAAACAAATTAAAAAAGTGCGGATTGGTATTTCTTGGCAAGACAAACATGGATGAATTTGCTATGGGCTCGTCTACAGAGACTTCTTATTTTAAAGTTACCAGGAATCCATGGAATATAAATACTATTCCTGGCGGTTCCAGTGGAGGGTCCGCAGCAGCTGTTGCGTCTGATCAGGCGGTTTTATCTATTGGTTCTGATACCGGTGGTTCTATTCGCCAGCCTGCATCTCATTGCGGCATAGTTGGTATGAAGCCTACTTATGGCAGGGTGTCAAGGTATGGGCTTGTAGCTTTTGCTTCATCTCTTGATCAAATAGGCCCTCTGACCAAGGATGTTTGGGATTGTGCTGCGCTTCTTGAAGTAATAAGCGGATATGATCCTCTTGATTCAACATCATTACGTATGGCTTCGCCTGATTATATGAGCTTTCTCAATAAGGATATTAAGAATATTAAAATCGGAGTTCCAAAAGAATATTTTATAGATGGGATTGACAAAGATGTAGAATTATCTGTAAAAGGAGCAATAGAGAAATTAGGCAGTCTTGGGGCTCTTATTGAAGAGGTCTCTCTACCTCATACTGAGTATGCTGTTGCAACATATTATATTATTGCTCCTGCAGAAGCGAGCTCAAACCTGGCAAGATATGATGGGGTTAAATATGGATACAGAGTAAAAGGGGAGGGTGTTGATAAAGACTTATTGGGTATGTATGAGAATACAAGAAAAGAGGGTTTTGGTGCTGAAGTAAAACGCAGAATAATGCTTGGAACCCACACCTTAAGCTCAGGTTATTATGATGCGTATTACTTAAAAGCGCAGAAAGTAAGAACTCTTATCAAGCAGGACTTTGATAAGGCTTTTAGAAAATTTGATCTCTTAGTTACTCCAACATCTCCCACTCCTGCGTTTAAGATAGGAGAAAAAATAGATGATCCATTGCAGATGTATTTATCTGATATATTTACGATACCAACTAATTTAGCAGGTTTGCCTGCTATCTCTATTCCATGCGGGCTTAGTAAGAATAGATTGCCAATAGGGATTCAACTAATCGGCAACTATTTTGATGAGGGGAAAATTTTGCAGGCTGCGCATGCTTTTGAGCATAACATCTGTGGTATGAAGATTTCCCATTAG
- a CDS encoding MarR family transcriptional regulator — MDSSNSIEFEIFSTLRKIIKTVDIYSAKLKMEHKINSSQLSCLLVLGELGSISLSQLSKKVSLSPSMITGVIDQLENGDLVKRVRNSTDRRVILIKLTEKGKDTLKNAPLSIQKKLVNALSAIKKEEKIEINKSLLKLLSMMVSEVLIDSSIFGAEDKMVDVEPSVIQSEENLKS, encoded by the coding sequence ATGGATAGTAGCAATAGTATAGAATTTGAGATCTTCAGTACTTTAAGAAAAATAATTAAAACCGTAGATATTTATTCTGCAAAATTAAAAATGGAACATAAAATAAATTCTTCACAACTATCCTGTTTATTAGTTCTTGGAGAGCTAGGCTCAATTTCACTTAGCCAGTTAAGTAAAAAGGTTTCCTTGTCTCCAAGTATGATTACTGGTGTTATAGATCAACTTGAAAATGGAGATTTGGTTAAAAGAGTAAGGAATTCCACTGATAGAAGAGTGATACTTATTAAATTAACAGAGAAGGGGAAAGACACTCTAAAAAACGCTCCGCTTTCTATCCAAAAGAAATTGGTAAATGCTTTATCTGCTATAAAAAAAGAAGAGAAAATAGAAATCAATAAAAGCTTGTTAAAATTATTGTCAATGATGGTATCAGAAGTATTAATAGATTCTTCTATCTTCGGAGCCGAAGATAAGATGGTAGATGTTGAACCTTCTGTCATTCAATCAGAAGAAAATTTAAAAAGTTAG
- a CDS encoding small multi-drug export protein produces MSKFSFFRSIEGLIFLIGCCLLAIEVILFALFGHYIPELKENLFSVIAAYFLGGRGVSISLGLNLGLSKFLVISILVFSNLTFLFVLYPSIIYFYEHLIEMKFIGKIIGSFKHKAEKYQPKIEKWGSLGLAFFVWAPLFSSGALVGAIIGSLIGMRTITVICVVTSAMIASVISWTFAFDYLFKFATRAGKIIPSIFVGLILGIAIFYRLRHLYSLARQKIKLKKSTSSNNKEKHDNRD; encoded by the coding sequence ATGTCAAAATTTTCTTTTTTTAGAAGCATAGAAGGACTTATCTTCCTGATTGGTTGTTGCCTTCTTGCAATTGAAGTAATTCTTTTTGCTCTATTTGGACACTATATTCCTGAGTTAAAAGAGAATTTATTTTCAGTAATTGCTGCTTACTTTCTTGGTGGAAGAGGTGTGAGTATATCTCTAGGCTTAAATCTTGGATTATCTAAATTTTTGGTTATTTCAATTTTAGTTTTTTCTAATCTCACATTTCTTTTTGTTCTTTATCCCTCGATTATTTATTTTTACGAACATTTAATAGAAATGAAATTTATAGGGAAAATCATCGGTTCATTCAAACATAAAGCTGAAAAGTATCAGCCTAAAATAGAAAAATGGGGCTCTCTGGGATTAGCATTTTTTGTGTGGGCTCCTCTTTTCTCAAGTGGAGCATTGGTAGGAGCAATTATCGGAAGTTTAATTGGTATGCGTACAATTACTGTAATTTGCGTGGTAACATCTGCGATGATTGCTAGTGTCATATCATGGACATTTGCTTTTGATTATCTATTTAAGTTCGCTACAAGAGCTGGGAAAATTATCCCCTCAATATTTGTTGGTTTAATTTTGGGAATAGCAATCTTCTACAGACTGCGGCATCTTTATAGTCTGGCCAGGCAAAAAATAAAACTAAAAAAGAGCACCTCTTCAAACAATAAAGAAAAGCATGATAATAGAGATTAA